One Erythrobacter aureus DNA segment encodes these proteins:
- a CDS encoding vgr related protein, which produces MALARSVFGDVIDYEKVTIRRRKWFPFQPRTITMAPRGHVHFHPRAEAYCDDFSKADILRQGLLIHELVHVWQVQTRGKWFLVTRRMPWARYDYALRPGWPLERYGIEQQAEIVKHAFWLRNGIKVAGVADPAAYDLLVRFRGAGGRSVSG; this is translated from the coding sequence ATTGCACTTGCACGGTCGGTGTTCGGCGATGTGATCGATTATGAAAAAGTCACGATCCGCCGCCGTAAATGGTTTCCGTTTCAGCCCCGCACGATCACCATGGCCCCCCGCGGCCACGTGCATTTCCACCCGCGCGCGGAAGCCTATTGCGATGATTTCTCCAAGGCCGACATCCTGCGTCAGGGACTGCTGATTCACGAATTGGTGCATGTCTGGCAGGTCCAGACGCGCGGCAAGTGGTTCCTCGTTACCCGGCGCATGCCCTGGGCGCGCTACGACTATGCGCTCAGGCCGGGATGGCCGCTCGAACGCTACGGCATCGAACAGCAGGCCGAAATCGTGAAGCATGCTTTCTGGCTGCGCAACGGTATCAAAGTCGCGGGGGTCGCCGATCCCGCAGCCTATGATCTGCTGGTGCGCTTTCGCGGCGCCGGGGGTAGGTCCGTAAGCGGCTAG